One Acidobacteriota bacterium DNA segment encodes these proteins:
- a CDS encoding carboxylate-amine ligase, producing the protein MKPSFTIGIEEEYQTIDPETRDLRSHIHSEIIAKGKRIMEEQIKAEMHQSVVEVGTGVCKNIKEAKKDIRKLRHDMIKLAKDNGLLLAAGATHPFADWRSQEIYPDERYRKVVEDLQLVARANLIFGLHVHVGIEDRETTIHVMNQARYFLPHLLALSANSPFWLGMNTGLKSYRCKVFDKFPRTNIPNSYSSWSEYENFVNLLIKTNCIDNAKKIWWDIRPHPFFNTLEFRVCDIPMRLEETIALAALIQATIAKLYRLHSRNQGFRIYGRALLMENKWRAARYGLDGKLIDFGIEAEVNERDLIYEYLEFVDDVLDELDSREEINYIHRILEMGNGADRQLKAFEETGDLKKVVDYMVEETKVGVFDTETASVTH; encoded by the coding sequence ATGAAGCCGTCATTCACCATCGGTATTGAAGAGGAATATCAGACAATCGATCCTGAGACCCGAGATCTGCGTTCGCACATCCACAGCGAGATCATCGCCAAGGGCAAGCGAATCATGGAAGAGCAGATCAAGGCGGAGATGCACCAGTCTGTCGTAGAAGTGGGAACTGGCGTTTGCAAGAACATCAAGGAGGCCAAGAAGGACATTCGCAAGCTGCGCCACGACATGATCAAGCTCGCCAAAGACAATGGACTCTTGCTCGCCGCAGGCGCTACGCATCCCTTTGCCGATTGGCGATCGCAGGAAATTTATCCGGACGAGCGCTACCGCAAAGTCGTCGAGGACTTGCAGCTTGTGGCACGCGCCAACCTGATCTTCGGATTACATGTCCACGTCGGTATTGAGGATCGTGAAACCACGATCCATGTGATGAACCAGGCACGCTATTTTCTGCCGCACCTTCTCGCGCTTTCTGCGAATTCTCCATTCTGGTTGGGAATGAATACGGGACTAAAGTCCTATCGCTGCAAAGTGTTCGACAAATTCCCGCGAACCAACATTCCCAATTCGTATTCCAGCTGGTCGGAGTACGAGAACTTCGTGAATTTACTCATCAAGACCAACTGCATCGATAACGCTAAGAAGATATGGTGGGATATCCGCCCGCATCCGTTCTTCAATACACTCGAGTTCCGAGTGTGCGATATTCCCATGCGTCTCGAAGAGACGATTGCGCTGGCTGCTCTTATTCAGGCCACCATCGCGAAGCTCTATAGGTTGCACTCGCGCAACCAGGGATTTCGCATCTATGGGCGGGCACTGCTCATGGAAAACAAATGGCGCGCTGCTCGCTATGGTCTCGACGGCAAACTGATCGACTTCGGCATTGAAGCCGAGGTCAACGAGCGCGATCTCATTTACGAATATCTGGAGTTTGTTGACGATGTGCTCGACGAGCTAGATAGCCGGGAAGAGATCAACTATATTCATCGTATCCTTGAGATGGGGAACGGCGCTGACCGTCAGCTCAAGGCGTTTGAAGAAACCGGAGATCTGAAGAAAGTGGTCGACTACATGGTGGAAGAGACGAAGGTAGGCGTGTTTGACACCGAAACCGCTTCGGTGACTCACTGA